In Xyrauchen texanus isolate HMW12.3.18 chromosome 32, RBS_HiC_50CHRs, whole genome shotgun sequence, the following proteins share a genomic window:
- the LOC127626213 gene encoding RING finger protein 207-like isoform X2, with protein MSCPSPSLSDMSLGRRPTFHRYICTKVLLAEGRESPFTEHCRNFEESYRTEIQKLKDQVQEMHRSLTKHHSLINTDTMGEILESSRLINEQIVSQYSAVQTQRAIFEKIWDMTFQRVTNEQEIYEAQLHDLLQLKQENAYLTTIARQIGPYMLSIAKVKERLEPRFKKPQRSEEDHMDTLVICKAGATTTEQNSDSVCDWDTATENALLEPETTQLKSNDFCWHGKQTNISEISAGKSCFCKSACLDDGEQ; from the exons ATGTCGTGCCCATCCCCTTCTCTCAGTGACATGTCTCTAGGCCGCAGGCCCACCTTTCATCGATACATCTGCACCAAGGTGCTGCTGGCCGAGGGCAGAGAGTCACCCTTCACTGAGCACTGCCGAAACTTTGAGGAAAGCTACAGG ACAGAGATCCAGAAGCTGAAGGATCAAGTTCAGGAGATGCACAGAAGCCTGACAAAGCATCACTCGCTCATCAACACAGACACCATGGGCGAAATCCTGGAAAGCTCTCGGCTCATTAACGAACAGATCGTGTCACAGTACTCTGCCGTGCAGACCCAAAGGGCCATATTTGAGAAG ATATGGGATATGACCTTTCAAAGAGTAACCAACGAGCAAGAGATCTATGAAG CACAGCTTCATGATCTTCTTCAGCTGAAGCAAGAGAACGCCTACTTGACAACCATTGCACGACAGATCGGGCCCTACATGTTATCCATAGCAAAAGTAAAAGAGCGCCTGGAACCCAG GTTTAAAAAGCCACAAAGGTCTGAGGAAGATCACATGGACACTCTGGTGATTTGTAAGGCTGGCGCAACGACTACAGAACAAAACAG TGACTCTGTCTGCGACTGGGACACCGCCACAGAAAACGCTCTCCTGGAGCCTGAAACGACACAACTGAAGAGCAATGACTTTTGTTGGCATGGAAAGCAGACAAATATTTCAGAGATTTCTGCTGGAAAGAGCTGCTTCTGTAAATCGGCATGTTTGGACGATGGTGAACAATGA
- the LOC127626213 gene encoding RING finger protein 207-like isoform X1: MSCPSPSLSDMSLGRRPTFHRYICTKVLLAEGRESPFTEHCRNFEESYRVLQTEIQKLKDQVQEMHRSLTKHHSLINTDTMGEILESSRLINEQIVSQYSAVQTQRAIFEKIWDMTFQRVTNEQEIYEAQLHDLLQLKQENAYLTTIARQIGPYMLSIAKVKERLEPRFKKPQRSEEDHMDTLVICKAGATTTEQNSDSVCDWDTATENALLEPETTQLKSNDFCWHGKQTNISEISAGKSCFCKSACLDDGEQ; encoded by the exons ATGTCGTGCCCATCCCCTTCTCTCAGTGACATGTCTCTAGGCCGCAGGCCCACCTTTCATCGATACATCTGCACCAAGGTGCTGCTGGCCGAGGGCAGAGAGTCACCCTTCACTGAGCACTGCCGAAACTTTGAGGAAAGCTACAGG GTTCTTCAGACAGAGATCCAGAAGCTGAAGGATCAAGTTCAGGAGATGCACAGAAGCCTGACAAAGCATCACTCGCTCATCAACACAGACACCATGGGCGAAATCCTGGAAAGCTCTCGGCTCATTAACGAACAGATCGTGTCACAGTACTCTGCCGTGCAGACCCAAAGGGCCATATTTGAGAAG ATATGGGATATGACCTTTCAAAGAGTAACCAACGAGCAAGAGATCTATGAAG CACAGCTTCATGATCTTCTTCAGCTGAAGCAAGAGAACGCCTACTTGACAACCATTGCACGACAGATCGGGCCCTACATGTTATCCATAGCAAAAGTAAAAGAGCGCCTGGAACCCAG GTTTAAAAAGCCACAAAGGTCTGAGGAAGATCACATGGACACTCTGGTGATTTGTAAGGCTGGCGCAACGACTACAGAACAAAACAG TGACTCTGTCTGCGACTGGGACACCGCCACAGAAAACGCTCTCCTGGAGCCTGAAACGACACAACTGAAGAGCAATGACTTTTGTTGGCATGGAAAGCAGACAAATATTTCAGAGATTTCTGCTGGAAAGAGCTGCTTCTGTAAATCGGCATGTTTGGACGATGGTGAACAATGA
- the nr0b1 gene encoding nuclear receptor subfamily 0 group B member 1: protein MAYFDSSCHCSSERRQNSILYSILKNDSQSAQLGNQPRTPRLAVSMRACACGSKRKVSLRSPQTTCKAASAVLVKTLKFVKNVPCFRELPVDDQHTLVRSGWAPLLVLGMAQDRIDFETSEAPEPSMLQQILTSGQDKHENQSNVNAGVALTDVQGIKMFLRKCWGLDISTKEYAYLKGAILFNPDIAGLQCQHHIQALQSEANQALNEYVRMIHRGDSARFAKLFLALSILRSINANVVASLFFKPVIGAVNMEELLLEMFYGK, encoded by the exons ATGGCTTACTTTGACAGCAGCTGCCACTGCAGCAGCGAGAGGAGACAGAACAGCATCCTGTACAGCATTTTAAAGAACGACAGTCAGTCTGCGCAACTTGGGAACCAGCCGAGGACCCCGAGGCTCGCCGTGTCCATGCGCGCTTGTGCGTGCGGATCCAAGAGGAAGGTCTCCCTGCGCTCCCCTCAGACCACATGCAAAGCCGCCTCCGCGGTTCTGGTGAAGACCCTGAAGTTCGTAAAGAACGTGCCGTGCTTTCGGGAGTTGCCGGTGGATGACCAGCACACGCTGGTGCGGAGCGGCTGGGCGCCGCTGCTGGTGCTCGGGATGGCGCAGGACAGGATCGACTTTGAGACCTCGGAGGCGCCCGAACCGAGCATGCTACAGCAGATTTTAACGAGCGGACAGGACAAGCATGAGAACCAGAGTAATGTGAACGCTGGAGTGGCGTTGACTGATGTTCAGGGTATTAAAATGTTTCTGAGGAAATGCTGGGGACTTGATATAAGCACTAAGGAGTACGCGTATTTAAAAGGAGCCATTCTGTTCAACCCAG ATATTGCAGGGCTGCAGTGTCAACATCACATCCAGGCTCTGCAGAGCGAGGCAAACCAAGCACTTAATGAATATGTCAGAATGATTCACCGCGGGGACAGTGCAAGATTCGCCAAACTCTTCCTCGCACTCTCCATTCTGAGATCCATCAACGCCAACGTGGTGGCCAGTCTCTTCTTCAAACCGGTCATCGGAGCGGTCAACATGGAAGAACTGCTTCTGGAGATGTTTTATGGAAAATAA